A single region of the Labeo rohita strain BAU-BD-2019 chromosome 3, IGBB_LRoh.1.0, whole genome shotgun sequence genome encodes:
- the elfn1a gene encoding protein ELFN1, translating into MASRRASGASNGGMVKSAFFWSVAILYLTHISGVRGDCWLIEGEKGFVWLAICSQNQPPYEAIPQHINSTIVDLRLNENKIKSIHYSALSRFTNLTYLNLTKNEINYIEDGAFSAQFNLQVLQLGFNKLRNLTEGILRGLGKLQYLYLQANLIETVTPNAFWECPNIENIDLSMNRIQVLDGSTFTSLTKLTTCELYTNPFNCSCELLGFVKWLSVFPNRTSERMVCDSPAGVSGYSLLSQNPNNPTYRNALHMLSTVCTEDYVTPYIPVPTETTTYPPDSTPCGLEDCPSGTEPEEISISPTYIVLDVKPVMKLKQVSHTSAVITVQIPYPYKKMYILVLYNNSFFTDIQNLKRQNEDIELKSLKPHTDYTYCVASIRNSLRFNHTCLTLSTGPWNEKERVASNPTATHYIMTILGCLFSMVIVLGIVYYCLRKKRQQDEKHKKAGSLKKNIIELKYGGELEGGTISRMSQKQMMAGESMTRMPYLPSGSEMEQYKLQDISDTPKMAKGNYMEVRTGEHPDRRECEMSMPGNSQGSVAEISTIAKEVDKVNQIINNCIDALKSESTSFQGVKSGAVSTAEPQLVLISEQPQSKSGFLSPVYKDSYHHSLQRHHASDASPKRPSTATGGPMRSPRPYRSEASYKSESKYIEKTSPTGETILTITPAAAILRAEAEKIRQYSEHRHSYPDAHQIEELEEPDSRKTSILEPLTRPRARDLAYSQLSPQYHNLSYSSSPEYYCKPSHSIWERFKLHRKRHKDEEYMAAGHALRKKVQFAKDEDLHDILDYWKGVSAQHKS; encoded by the coding sequence ATGGCTTCCAGGAGGGCATCAGGAGCTAGTAATGGAGGCATGGTGAAGAGTGCCTTCTTCTGGTCTGTGGCCATACTCTATCTGACTCACATAAGTGGAGTGAGGGGGGATTGCTGGCTCATAGAGGGTGAAAAGGGCTTTGTATGGCTGGCCATTTGCAGCCAAAACCAGCCACCCTATGAGGCCATCCCTCAGCATATCAACAGCACCATAGTGGACCTTCGACTGAACGAGAACAAGATCAAGAGTATCCACTACTCTGCCCTCAGCCGCTTTACCAACCTCACATACCTGAATCTGACCAAGAATGAGATTAATTACATTGAAGATGGGGCCTTTTCAGCCCAGTTCAACTTGCAGGTTCTCCAGTTGGGTTTCAATAAGTTGCGTAACTTAACCGAAGGGATTCTCAGGGGTTTGGGAAAGCTGCAGTACCTCTACCTCCAGGCCAACCTGATTGAGACTGTGACACCCAATGCCTTCTGGGAGTGCCCAAACATAGAAAACATTGACCTTTCCATGAACCGCATCCAGGTGCTGGATGGGTCCACCTTCACCAGCCTGACTAAACTGACCACCTGTGAACTCTACACCAACCCTTTCAACTGCTCCTGTGAGCTCTTGGGGTTCGTCAAGTGGCTCTCGGTTTTTCCCAACAGGACAAGTGAACGGATGGTGTGCGATTCTCCAGCAGGAGTCTCGGGCTACAGTCTCCTAAGCCAGAATCCGAACAATCCCACGTACCGGAACGCTCTACATATGCTGTCCACTGTGTGCACGGAGGACTACGTGACTCCGTACATCCCTGTGCCTACCGAGACCACCACTTACCCTCCGGACTCGACACCTTGTGGGCTGGAAGACTGTCCCTCAGGGACTGAGCCGGAGGAAATTAGCATCAGTCCCACGTACATAGTCTTAGACGTGAAACCAGTCATGAAACTCAAGCAAGTGTCTCACACGAGCGCAGTAATCACTGTTCAGATCCCTTACCCCTACAAGAAGATGTACATCCTTGTCCTCTACAACAACAGCTTCTTCACGGACATTCAGAATCTGAAGCGGCAGAATGAGGACATTGAACTGAAAAGCCTGAAACCCCACACCGATTACACCTACTGTGTGGCTTCCATAAGAAACTCGTTGCGTTTCAATCATACTTGTCTGACACTATCCACCGGGCCTTGGAATGAAAAAGAGCGAGTAGCTAGTAATCCAACAGCCACTCACTACATAATGACCATCTTGGGATGTCTTTTCAGTATGGTAATTGTTTTAGGGATTGTGTATTACTGCTTGCGAAAAAAGAGACAACAAGATGAAAAGCACAAAAAGGCAGGCAGCTTAAAGAAGAACATAATTGAGCTTAAATACGGCGGTGAGCTAGAGGGCGGGACGATATCCAGGATGTCTCAGAAGCAAATGATGGCTGGGGAGAGCATGACCCGCATGCCCTATCTACCTTCCGGCAGTGAAATGGAGCAATACAAACTGCAAGACATAAGCGACACTCCGAAAATGGCCAAAGGGAATTACATGGAAGTGAGAACAGGGGAGCATCCAGATCGGAGGGAATGTGAAATGTCCATGCCGGGCAACAGCCAAGGCTCAGTCGCCGAGATCTCAACAATCGCGAAGGAGGTGGACAAGGTCAACCAGATTATTAACAATTGCATAGATGCTCTCAAATCAGAGTCCACCTCCTTCCAAGGGGTGAAGTCTGGTGCCGTGTCGACGGCTGAACCTCAGCTGGTACTGATCTCAGAGCAGCCTCAGAGCAAGTCTGGCTTCCTGTCACCTGTCTACAAAGACAGCTACCACCACTCTTTACAAAGACATCACGCTTCAGATGCCTCTCCGAAGCGTCCGAGTACAGCCACTGGTGGTCCAATGCGGAGTCCAAGGCCTTACCGTTCAGAGGCGTCTTACAAGTCAGAGTCGAAGTACATAGAGAAGACTTCACCCACGGGGGAGACTATCCTGACCATCACGCCCGCAGCAGCGATACTAAGGGCGGAGGCGGAGAAGATCCGTCAGTATAGTGAGCATCGGCACTCGTACCCCGACGCCCACCAGATTGAAGAGTTGGAAGAACCGGATAGTCGAAAAACCTCCATTTTGGAGCCCCTGACGCGGCCTCGTGCCAGAGACTTGGCGTACTCGCAGCTCTCTCCCCAGTACCACAATCTCAGTTACTCGTCTAGTCCCGAGTACTACTGCAAACCGTCGCACAGCATCTGGGAGCGCTTTAAACTCCATCGCAAGCGACACAAAGATGAGGAGTACATGGCTGCGGGCCACGCTCTGCGGAAAAAAGTGCAGTTTGCTAAAGATGAAGACCTGCATGACATTCTAGATTACTGGAAGGGAGTGTCAGCCCAACATAAATCTTAA